In Streptomyces qaidamensis, one DNA window encodes the following:
- a CDS encoding non-ribosomal peptide synthetase, with translation MLSDAKRELLKRRLRGEQVSRRAWEPRPDGPLPLSFAQQRLWFLDQLVPGAVEYALLSPVAWNGPLDVAALGAALGGVVARHEVLRTRLVAGADGVPHQVIDEPAPFPLPVVDVSDCLDPAESVRELAAVDAAVPFDLAAGPLVRATLFRLGAEEHVLALAIHHVVFDEWSDRIFHRELGTLYAAFHAGEPDPLPPLEVQYADFAVWQRQWLDGELLERQLGYWSRRLDGAPTLDLPTDRPRPPIRSTVGAVTRFEIPQETVESLRELSRECGVSMFMTLLSAYAVLLGRHAGSDDVVVGTPVANRNRAETEGLIGFFVNTLVMRTDLSGDPSFREVLGRVRETALGAYAHQDVPFEQVVEALVSERDRSRTPLFQALFNYDFVESESESESESEGGGAGDAAGGPVDRSVDRTGSAAERVVAKFDLRLVLSDSGARLGAEFEYSTALFDAATVERLGGHLVTLLSGVAADADQRVGALPVLSAGERELLVGGSGVEGLGLPAVGGVHGLIAERAVAVPDALAVVAGGEALSYGGLMGRANRLAHYLRSVGVGSESVVALCLPRGVDMIVAIVGVWQAGGAYLPLDPEYPVERLGFMLRDSRATVLVGTEDLVDELPVGRLRTVVVDDAGVSSVLAGLPSSAPVVNTDSGQLAYVVYTSGSTGRPKGVQVTHGGLASYVVAVGERAGWGVAGGRFGLLQPVVTDLGNTVVFGCLVSGGVLHVVDGDVAVDGRGVARFVRESGVDFVKVVPSHLAALVAGCGGEFAPLVPRRGLVLGGEGASAGWLRALVEAAGDRVVVNHYGPTETTVGVIAGELVEGVGGLADGVVGLGRPLGNVRVYVLDGFLNPVPVGVVGELFVAGSQVARGYVGRAGLTGERFVADPFAGDGGRMYRTGDRVRWLADGRLEFVGRADGQIKVRGYRIEPGEVEAALVGHALIASAVVTASGVGAERRLVAYLVPGDGETGIPAVGELRGFLGDRLPEYMVPSVFVELSELPLTANGKLNHAALPEPQVHQADVEEFAAPVTTTEELLADVWAEILGVERVGVEGNFFDLGGHSLVATQAVSRIREVFGVKIPLSALFNEPTLRGFAAVVEGAARDTAPPVTRIDRDQALPLSFGQQRLWFLDQFDPGSTEFISPLHLRLRGALDVAALHAALGGVVARHEVLRTRLVAGADGVVHQVIDEPAPFDLRVVEVPAGADPVVAVRAVVASDAQVPFDLAQGPLLRATLVRVAAQEHVLALSMHHVVSDEWSGRVLRRELMALYDAFRTGGPDPLPPLPVQYADFAVWQRQSLTGDVLDAQLAYWRDRLGGLPTLELPTDRARPAVRSADGGVVEFAVPAQTAGRLRALARAHGVTMSMMSLAAFSLLLGRYAGTDDVVVGTPIANRNRTETEGLIGFFVNTLVMRTDLSGDPTFAELLGRVRETALGAYAHQDLPFEQLVDDLVVDRDRSRSPLFQVLFNYDTADTAAGTAQRKADLLWEGGAELTADFSADRPMLIGVDLAVRVGDTGEGLAGEVQYSTALFDAATMERLGAHLVTVLEAVAADAGQRVGDLSVLAVGECEELVAGGDGGCVALPSVGGVHELIAERAVAVPDAVAVVAGGESVTYGGLMVRANRLAHLLRGMGVGAESVVGLCLPRGVDMVVAVLAVWQAGGAYLPLDPEYPSDRLEFMLADAGVQVLVGERSVAGGLPVDAVHGRVVWLDDPAVVGVLAGLSASAPEVTTASDQLAYVIYTSGSTGRPKGVQVGHRGVVNLALVLRSALGVEPGVRVLQFASQSFDAAVLDVVVTLAGGGALVVASSGQRRVPAELQGLVRAEGVVSASVSPSLLGVLDEAALAGVGSLFVGSERVGEAVVREWAPGRRFFVGYGPTEITVIACAGLADPDAQGAPAIGRPLANTQVYVLDEQLRPVPVGVAGELFIAGAGVARGYGGRPGLTGERFVADPFAADGSRMYRSGDVVRWLADGRLDFVGRADDQVKVRGFRVEPGEIEAVLAGHPQVRTAVVAAFGDGSDRRLAAYVVPADGVVGMPPAGELRESVSGRLPEFMVPSVFVELAGLPLTANGKLDRSALPAPEVQQSSGEGFVVPVGSTEELVAGVWAGVLGLDRVGATDSFFELGGHSLMATQVISRIREVLGVDVPVAAMFDQPTVRGLAAVVEDTVPGPLLEPVRPIDRTQPLPLSFAQQRLWFLDQLEPGSTEYNLPLPIRLDGNLDVDALRAALDAVMARHEVLRTRLVADADGVAHQVIDPPAEFPLSMVDVSGSEDPLRATEQLVAKDAMVPFDLATGPLVRACLIRLAADEHVLALSMQHVVFDEWSGRVLRRELTALYQAFHVGRPNPLPPLPVQYADFAVWQRTWLDGTELERQLDYWRAHLARLPQLDLPTDRPRPPVRRSEGAATRFTVSAETADALRAVARESGATMFMTLLAAFDVLLSRYAGAEDVVVGTPVANRNRAETEDLIGLFVNTLVMRTDLSGDPTFAELLGRVRNTALGAYAHQDLPFEQLVDHLVTERDRTLSPLFQVFFTYAAEEARDSARLLAQGTSEAEGESRPREDIRIKGTDAGTRTALFDLTLRFGDTGEGGLSGELEYSTALFDRATVETMGRHLVTVLDGVARDADVRVGELPVLSAGERERLVADGDGGEVALPAVGGVHELIARHAVVSPDAVAVVAGEESLTYGGLMALASRLAGHLQSVGVGAESVVGLCVSRGVDSVVAILAVWLAGGAYLPLDPEYPVERLEFMLADSGVEVLVGERRVVGDLGLDRSVGSVVWLENVFGEATEQHPLVSPSVVSGQLAGVIYTSGSTGRPKGTLVSHGSLVALFAGWEVAHFDGEGLRWLSVASASFDVFTGDVVRSLCSGGALVLGRVGLQVDVDEWVDVLAGAGVNALECAPRYADELVGFVEDGGSAAGLGLGGLRLVVVTTDVWRWGSVARARGVFGDGVRLLSAYGVTEASVDSTFGVLTPVPDGVGESAVPIGGPLPNTRLYVLDGLLNPVPVGVVGELFIAGPQVARGYGGRPGLTAERFVADPFAADGSRMYRSGDRVRWPAGGRLEFLGRGDQQVKVRGFRIEPGEIEAVLAGHPQIRTAVVTTFGDGSDRRLVAYAVPAEPGAGLPPVSELREFVGRSLPGFMVPSVFVESAGLPLTPNGKVDRDALPVPDGVRPELEEFVAPSNATEELLAGVWAQVLGVDRVGVHDNFFELGGDSVISIQVVARAREHGIHVTVAQLFDHQTVAGLASVAEAQSAAQAEQGLVTGDFELSPIQRWFFAQGLDRPDHFNQSMLLDVTQPVDPDLMRAAVAAVLEQHDALRSRFVRETEGDGEEGGTWVGRMTAAERADRVQVIRSSGLDDEEEWAFLNARGNEAQAGLDLADGPLLRVVVFDRGDRGQLLFLVAHHLVVDAVSLAVILEDLASAYGRIERGLPVKLPAKTTSYMSWTQRLTELAASAELAAEAPYWRAAEAEGGTMPRDRDGANTLASVQELSVTLGPDQTERLLREVPSAYGTQINDVLLSALGTVLTEWCQAPSVVVDLEGHGREDVGSDIDISRTVGWFTSVYPVVLGGTSGGSLGDGLRRTKEYLREIPRKGQGYGLLRHMTDWTPGAGAELAFNYLGQTGQAVGRADGSGGRFAPTGRALGDSQPAQGLRTHLIEINSQIALGRLELVWMYSDQVHDRATVLRLAQRYLKVLDDLIEYCCRPEAGGYTPSDFPLADVDQDLLDLIRQRFDSPDHTGEIADSGGA, from the coding sequence ATGCTTTCTGACGCCAAGCGGGAATTGCTGAAGCGACGCCTCAGGGGAGAGCAGGTATCGCGCCGTGCATGGGAGCCGCGTCCCGACGGGCCCCTTCCGCTGTCCTTTGCCCAGCAGCGCCTGTGGTTCCTGGACCAGTTGGTGCCCGGGGCGGTGGAGTACGCCCTGCTGTCACCCGTGGCATGGAACGGGCCCCTGGACGTGGCCGCTCTGGGCGCGGCGTTGGGCGGGGTCGTGGCGCGGCACGAGGTGCTGCGGACGCGCCTGGTGGCCGGTGCGGACGGTGTGCCGCATCAGGTGATCGACGAGCCGGCGCCGTTCCCGCTGCCGGTCGTGGACGTGTCCGACTGCCTCGACCCGGCGGAGTCCGTACGGGAGCTGGCGGCCGTGGACGCGGCCGTGCCGTTCGACCTGGCGGCGGGACCCCTGGTCCGGGCCACTCTGTTCCGGCTCGGCGCGGAGGAGCACGTACTGGCGCTGGCGATCCACCACGTCGTCTTCGACGAGTGGTCGGACCGGATCTTCCACCGCGAACTCGGGACCCTGTACGCGGCGTTCCACGCCGGCGAGCCCGACCCGTTGCCGCCGCTCGAAGTGCAGTACGCGGACTTCGCCGTGTGGCAACGGCAGTGGCTCGACGGCGAGCTACTCGAACGCCAACTCGGCTACTGGTCCCGACGGTTGGACGGCGCTCCCACCCTGGACCTGCCCACCGACCGGCCCCGGCCACCGATCCGGTCGACGGTCGGCGCGGTGACCAGGTTCGAGATTCCGCAGGAGACGGTCGAGTCGCTGCGTGAGCTGTCGCGCGAGTGCGGTGTCTCGATGTTCATGACGCTGTTGTCGGCGTACGCGGTGCTGCTGGGTCGGCATGCGGGGTCGGACGATGTGGTGGTCGGCACGCCGGTGGCGAACCGGAATCGTGCGGAGACGGAGGGCTTGATCGGGTTCTTCGTGAACACGTTGGTGATGCGTACGGATCTGTCGGGTGATCCGTCGTTCCGTGAGGTGTTGGGTCGGGTGCGGGAGACGGCTCTGGGTGCGTATGCGCATCAGGATGTGCCGTTCGAGCAGGTGGTGGAAGCGTTGGTGTCGGAGCGGGATCGCTCGCGGACGCCGTTGTTCCAGGCACTGTTCAACTACGACTTCGTGGAGAGCGAGAGCGAGAGCGAGAGCGAGAGCGAGGGCGGTGGCGCTGGCGACGCGGCCGGCGGTCCGGTGGATCGGTCGGTGGACCGTACGGGCAGCGCTGCGGAGCGGGTTGTCGCGAAGTTCGATCTGCGTCTCGTGCTGAGTGACAGTGGCGCGAGGCTGGGTGCCGAGTTCGAGTACAGCACCGCGTTGTTCGATGCGGCGACGGTGGAGCGGCTGGGTGGTCATCTCGTGACGCTGCTGTCGGGGGTGGCGGCGGATGCTGATCAGCGGGTGGGTGCGCTGCCGGTGTTGTCGGCCGGTGAGCGTGAACTGTTGGTGGGCGGTTCGGGTGTGGAGGGCCTGGGCCTGCCGGCTGTGGGTGGGGTGCATGGGCTGATCGCGGAGCGGGCTGTTGCGGTTCCGGATGCGCTGGCGGTTGTTGCCGGCGGGGAGGCGTTGTCGTATGGCGGGTTGATGGGTCGGGCGAATCGTCTGGCGCATTACTTGCGGTCGGTGGGTGTGGGGTCGGAGTCGGTGGTGGCGCTGTGTCTGCCGCGTGGGGTCGACATGATCGTGGCGATTGTGGGGGTGTGGCAGGCGGGTGGGGCGTATTTGCCGTTGGATCCGGAGTATCCGGTGGAGCGGCTGGGGTTCATGCTGCGCGACAGCCGGGCGACGGTGCTGGTCGGTACCGAGGATTTGGTGGACGAGTTGCCTGTCGGGCGGCTGCGGACGGTCGTTGTCGATGACGCGGGGGTTTCCTCGGTGCTGGCGGGGCTGCCCTCTTCCGCTCCCGTCGTGAACACCGATTCCGGGCAGTTGGCGTATGTGGTTTATACGTCGGGTTCGACGGGGCGGCCGAAGGGTGTTCAGGTCACTCATGGTGGTCTGGCGAGTTATGTGGTTGCGGTGGGGGAGCGTGCCGGGTGGGGCGTTGCGGGTGGCCGGTTCGGATTGTTGCAGCCGGTGGTGACGGACCTGGGCAACACGGTGGTGTTCGGGTGTCTGGTGTCGGGTGGTGTGCTGCATGTGGTGGATGGCGATGTCGCGGTGGACGGGCGTGGGGTGGCGCGGTTCGTGCGGGAGTCGGGCGTTGATTTCGTGAAGGTGGTGCCGTCGCATCTGGCGGCGCTGGTGGCGGGGTGTGGTGGTGAGTTCGCTCCGCTGGTTCCTCGTCGGGGTCTGGTGCTGGGTGGTGAGGGCGCGTCCGCGGGGTGGTTGCGCGCTTTGGTGGAGGCGGCTGGGGACCGGGTGGTGGTGAATCATTACGGGCCGACGGAGACGACGGTCGGTGTGATCGCCGGTGAGCTGGTCGAGGGCGTGGGTGGTCTCGCGGATGGTGTGGTGGGTCTGGGCCGGCCGCTGGGGAATGTGCGGGTGTATGTGCTGGACGGGTTTTTGAACCCGGTTCCGGTGGGTGTGGTCGGTGAGTTGTTCGTTGCGGGTTCGCAGGTGGCGCGGGGTTATGTCGGCCGTGCTGGTCTGACCGGTGAGCGGTTTGTCGCTGATCCGTTCGCCGGGGATGGTGGGCGGATGTATCGGACGGGTGACCGGGTCCGGTGGCTGGCTGATGGCCGGCTGGAGTTCGTGGGTCGTGCGGACGGTCAGATCAAGGTGCGTGGGTATCGGATCGAGCCGGGTGAGGTCGAGGCCGCGCTGGTCGGTCACGCATTGATTGCTTCCGCGGTGGTGACCGCCAGTGGCGTGGGTGCGGAACGTCGGCTTGTGGCGTATCTCGTCCCGGGTGATGGGGAAACCGGGATTCCCGCGGTCGGGGAACTGCGCGGATTCCTTGGTGACCGGCTGCCGGAATACATGGTCCCGTCCGTTTTCGTGGAACTGAGCGAACTGCCGCTCACCGCCAACGGCAAACTCAACCACGCCGCACTGCCCGAACCGCAGGTTCACCAGGCCGACGTCGAGGAATTCGCGGCCCCGGTCACCACCACTGAGGAACTTCTGGCCGACGTCTGGGCAGAGATCCTCGGTGTCGAGCGGGTCGGCGTGGAGGGCAACTTCTTCGACCTGGGCGGGCACTCGCTGGTCGCCACGCAGGCGGTCTCCCGTATTCGCGAGGTGTTCGGCGTCAAGATTCCGCTGTCTGCGCTCTTCAACGAGCCGACGCTGCGGGGCTTCGCCGCGGTCGTCGAGGGCGCGGCGCGTGACACCGCTCCGCCGGTGACGCGGATCGATCGGGACCAGGCCCTGCCGCTCTCCTTCGGCCAGCAGCGCCTGTGGTTCCTCGATCAGTTCGATCCGGGATCGACCGAGTTCATCTCCCCGCTGCACCTGCGCCTGCGAGGCGCCCTGGACGTGGCGGCGTTGCATGCGGCGCTGGGTGGTGTGGTCGCGCGGCACGAGGTGCTGCGGACGCGCCTGGTGGCCGGTGCGGACGGCGTGGTGCACCAGGTGATCGACGAGCCGGCGCCGTTCGACCTGCGGGTCGTGGAGGTGCCGGCCGGGGCGGACCCGGTGGTCGCCGTACGGGCCGTGGTGGCCTCGGACGCGCAGGTGCCGTTCGACCTGGCCCAGGGGCCGCTGCTGCGCGCGACGCTGGTGAGGGTGGCGGCGCAGGAGCATGTGCTCGCGCTGTCGATGCACCACGTGGTGTCGGACGAGTGGTCAGGGCGGGTCCTGCGGCGCGAGCTGATGGCGCTGTACGACGCCTTCCGGACTGGTGGCCCGGACCCGCTGCCGCCGCTGCCCGTGCAGTACGCGGACTTCGCGGTGTGGCAGAGGCAGTCGCTGACGGGCGACGTCCTCGACGCCCAGCTCGCGTACTGGCGGGACCGGCTCGGCGGCCTGCCGACGCTGGAACTGCCCACCGACCGCGCGAGGCCCGCGGTCCGCTCGGCTGACGGCGGAGTGGTGGAGTTCGCCGTGCCGGCGCAGACGGCGGGGCGGTTGCGTGCCCTCGCCCGCGCGCATGGCGTGACCATGTCGATGATGTCGCTGGCGGCCTTCAGCTTGCTGCTGGGGCGCTACGCCGGCACGGACGACGTGGTCGTGGGCACCCCGATCGCGAACCGGAACCGGACCGAGACCGAGGGTCTCATCGGCTTCTTCGTCAACACCCTCGTCATGCGCACCGACCTCTCCGGCGACCCGACGTTCGCCGAACTCCTCGGCCGCGTACGGGAAACCGCCCTCGGCGCGTACGCACACCAGGACCTGCCGTTCGAGCAGCTCGTGGACGACCTCGTCGTGGACCGCGACCGCTCGCGCAGCCCCCTCTTCCAGGTCCTCTTCAACTACGACACGGCGGACACCGCGGCCGGCACGGCCCAGCGGAAGGCCGACCTCCTGTGGGAGGGCGGAGCCGAGCTCACCGCGGACTTCTCGGCCGACCGGCCGATGCTCATAGGCGTCGACCTGGCGGTCAGGGTCGGGGACACCGGTGAGGGTCTGGCGGGTGAGGTCCAGTACAGCACCGCGCTGTTCGACGCGGCGACGATGGAGCGTCTCGGTGCGCATCTGGTGACGGTGCTGGAGGCGGTGGCCGCGGATGCGGGTCAGCGGGTGGGTGACTTGTCGGTGCTGGCCGTGGGTGAGTGCGAGGAGTTGGTGGCGGGTGGTGATGGTGGGTGTGTGGCGTTGCCGTCGGTGGGTGGGGTGCATGAGCTGATCGCGGAGCGGGCGGTTGCGGTGCCTGACGCTGTGGCTGTGGTGGCGGGTGGGGAGTCGGTGACGTATGGCGGGTTGATGGTTCGGGCGAATCGTCTGGCGCATCTCCTGCGCGGTATGGGTGTGGGTGCGGAGTCGGTGGTCGGTCTGTGTCTGCCGCGTGGGGTGGACATGGTCGTGGCGGTGCTCGCGGTGTGGCAGGCGGGTGGCGCGTATCTGCCGCTCGACCCCGAATACCCGTCTGATCGTCTTGAGTTCATGCTCGCGGATGCGGGTGTGCAGGTGTTGGTGGGTGAGCGGTCGGTGGCCGGGGGGCTGCCGGTGGATGCGGTGCATGGCCGTGTGGTGTGGCTGGACGATCCGGCTGTGGTGGGTGTGCTGGCCGGGCTTTCGGCGAGTGCGCCCGAGGTGACGACGGCGTCGGATCAGCTGGCGTATGTGATCTATACGTCGGGTTCGACGGGGCGTCCGAAGGGTGTGCAGGTCGGGCACCGGGGTGTGGTGAATCTGGCGTTGGTGTTGCGGTCGGCGCTGGGCGTGGAGCCGGGTGTGCGGGTGTTGCAGTTCGCGTCGCAGAGTTTCGATGCGGCTGTGCTGGATGTGGTGGTGACGTTGGCCGGTGGTGGGGCGCTGGTGGTGGCCTCGTCCGGGCAGCGTCGGGTGCCGGCGGAGCTGCAGGGTCTGGTCCGGGCTGAGGGTGTGGTGTCGGCGAGTGTTTCGCCGTCGCTGCTGGGTGTGCTGGACGAGGCGGCGCTGGCGGGTGTGGGCAGTCTGTTCGTGGGTTCGGAGCGGGTCGGTGAAGCGGTCGTGCGGGAGTGGGCTCCCGGGCGCAGGTTCTTTGTCGGGTATGGGCCGACCGAGATCACGGTCATCGCCTGTGCGGGCCTTGCGGATCCTGATGCTCAGGGTGCGCCGGCGATCGGCAGGCCGCTGGCGAACACGCAGGTGTATGTCCTGGACGAGCAGCTGCGTCCCGTTCCGGTGGGTGTGGCGGGTGAGCTGTTCATCGCGGGCGCGGGTGTCGCTCGTGGTTATGGGGGTCGTCCGGGGCTGACGGGTGAGCGGTTCGTTGCTGATCCGTTCGCTGCGGACGGCAGTCGGATGTACCGGTCGGGTGATGTGGTCCGCTGGCTGGCGGACGGGCGGCTTGATTTCGTGGGCCGTGCGGACGATCAGGTGAAGGTGCGGGGTTTCCGGGTCGAGCCGGGTGAGATCGAGGCGGTTCTGGCCGGTCATCCGCAGGTCCGCACGGCCGTGGTGGCGGCGTTCGGTGATGGTTCGGATCGTCGTCTGGCGGCCTATGTGGTCCCGGCCGATGGGGTGGTCGGTATGCCGCCGGCGGGCGAGCTGCGGGAGTCCGTGAGCGGGCGGCTGCCGGAGTTCATGGTCCCGTCCGTCTTCGTCGAGCTGGCCGGGCTGCCGCTGACGGCGAACGGCAAGCTGGACCGTTCGGCCCTTCCCGCCCCGGAGGTGCAGCAGTCCTCGGGCGAGGGTTTCGTCGTTCCGGTCGGGTCGACGGAAGAGCTCGTCGCCGGCGTCTGGGCCGGGGTACTGGGGCTCGACCGGGTCGGTGCTACCGACAGCTTCTTCGAGCTCGGCGGCCACTCACTGATGGCCACGCAGGTGATCTCGCGGATCCGCGAGGTACTGGGCGTCGACGTTCCCGTGGCGGCCATGTTCGACCAGCCGACCGTACGAGGCCTGGCCGCGGTGGTCGAGGACACGGTGCCAGGGCCCCTCCTGGAGCCGGTCAGGCCGATCGACCGTACCCAGCCGCTGCCGCTGTCGTTCGCGCAGCAGCGCCTGTGGTTCCTCGACCAGCTCGAGCCCGGGTCCACCGAGTACAACCTGCCGCTGCCCATCCGCCTCGACGGCAACCTGGACGTGGACGCGCTGCGTGCCGCGCTGGACGCGGTCATGGCTCGCCATGAGGTGCTGCGTACGCGCCTGGTGGCGGACGCGGACGGCGTGGCCCACCAGGTGATCGACCCGCCCGCCGAGTTCCCGCTGTCGATGGTCGACGTGTCCGGCAGCGAAGATCCGTTGCGAGCGACGGAACAGCTGGTCGCGAAGGACGCCATGGTGCCCTTCGATCTCGCGACCGGTCCGCTCGTCCGGGCCTGCCTGATCCGGCTCGCCGCTGACGAACACGTCCTGGCGCTGTCGATGCAGCACGTGGTGTTCGACGAGTGGTCGGGCCGCGTCCTGCGGCGTGAACTCACCGCCCTGTACCAGGCGTTCCACGTCGGCCGACCGAACCCGCTGCCGCCGCTGCCCGTCCAGTACGCCGACTTCGCGGTCTGGCAGCGGACGTGGCTGGACGGCACGGAACTGGAACGGCAACTCGACTACTGGCGCGCCCACCTGGCCCGGCTTCCGCAGCTGGACCTGCCGACCGACCGGCCCCGTCCGCCCGTGCGCCGGTCCGAGGGCGCGGCAACGCGCTTCACGGTGTCGGCGGAAACCGCGGACGCGCTGCGCGCGGTGGCCCGAGAGTCCGGCGCCACGATGTTCATGACGCTCCTCGCCGCCTTCGACGTACTGCTCAGCCGGTACGCGGGCGCGGAGGACGTGGTCGTGGGCACGCCGGTCGCCAACCGGAACCGTGCCGAGACGGAGGACCTGATCGGGCTCTTCGTCAACACACTCGTCATGCGCACCGACCTCTCCGGCGACCCGACCTTCGCCGAACTCCTCGGCCGGGTCCGGAACACGGCCCTGGGCGCCTACGCGCACCAGGACCTGCCGTTCGAGCAGCTCGTGGACCACCTTGTCACCGAGCGGGACCGGACCCTCAGCCCGCTCTTCCAGGTGTTCTTCACCTACGCCGCGGAGGAGGCCCGCGACAGCGCGCGCCTGCTCGCGCAGGGCACTAGCGAGGCCGAGGGCGAGAGCCGGCCGAGGGAGGACATACGGATCAAGGGGACGGACGCCGGAACGCGGACCGCCCTCTTCGACCTGACCCTCAGGTTCGGCGACACCGGCGAGGGCGGTCTGTCCGGCGAGCTCGAGTACAGCACCGCACTGTTCGACCGGGCGACGGTCGAGACCATGGGCCGTCACCTCGTCACGGTGCTGGACGGCGTCGCCCGCGATGCGGACGTGCGGGTGGGTGAGCTGCCGGTTCTGTCGGCGGGTGAGCGTGAGCGCTTGGTGGCCGATGGCGACGGCGGCGAGGTGGCCCTGCCGGCGGTCGGAGGTGTGCACGAGCTGATCGCCCGGCACGCGGTGGTGTCTCCGGACGCGGTGGCGGTGGTGGCGGGTGAGGAGTCGCTGACGTACGGCGGGCTGATGGCTCTGGCGAGCCGTCTGGCGGGCCACCTGCAATCGGTGGGCGTGGGTGCGGAGTCGGTGGTAGGGCTGTGCGTGTCCCGGGGCGTGGATTCGGTGGTGGCGATTCTCGCTGTGTGGCTGGCGGGTGGGGCCTATCTGCCGCTGGATCCGGAGTATCCGGTGGAGCGGCTGGAATTCATGTTGGCCGACAGCGGGGTTGAGGTTCTGGTCGGGGAACGGAGGGTCGTCGGGGATCTCGGTTTGGACCGTTCCGTGGGTTCGGTGGTGTGGCTGGAGAACGTTTTCGGTGAGGCCACAGAGCAACACCCGCTGGTTTCTCCCTCGGTCGTTTCCGGTCAGTTGGCGGGTGTGATCTATACGTCGGGCTCGACGGGGCGTCCTAAGGGGACGTTGGTTTCTCACGGTTCTCTGGTGGCGTTGTTCGCGGGTTGGGAGGTGGCTCACTTCGATGGGGAAGGGTTGAGGTGGCTGTCGGTCGCGAGCGCCAGTTTCGACGTGTTCACCGGCGATGTGGTGCGGTCGCTGTGTTCGGGTGGAGCGCTGGTGTTGGGCCGCGTGGGCCTGCAGGTCGACGTGGACGAGTGGGTGGACGTCCTGGCCGGCGCCGGTGTGAACGCGCTGGAGTGTGCGCCGCGGTACGCGGACGAGCTGGTGGGGTTCGTCGAGGATGGCGGTTCGGCGGCGGGGCTGGGCCTGGGTGGTCTGCGTCTGGTCGTGGTGACGACGGACGTGTGGCGGTGGGGCTCGGTCGCGCGGGCTCGGGGTGTGTTCGGTGACGGCGTGCGGTTGTTGTCGGCGTACGGTGTGACAGAAGCGTCGGTCGACTCGACGTTCGGTGTGTTGACGCCCGTGCCTGACGGCGTCGGTGAGAGTGCGGTGCCTATTGGCGGCCCGCTGCCGAATACGCGGCTCTATGTGCTGGATGGGCTCCTGAATCCGGTACCGGTCGGTGTCGTGGGCGAGTTGTTCATCGCGGGTCCGCAGGTCGCTCGCGGCTATGGGGGCCGGCCCGGTTTGACGGCGGAGCGGTTCGTCGCGGATCCGTTCGCCGCCGACGGCAGCCGCATGTACCGGTCGGGCGACCGTGTGCGGTGGCCGGCCGGTGGCCGGCTGGAGTTCCTGGGCCGTGGCGACCAGCAGGTCAAGGTCCGGGGCTTCCGGATCGAGCCGGGCGAGATCGAGGCGGTCCTCGCCGGCCACCCGCAGATCCGCACCGCCGTCGTGACAACCTTCGGCGACGGTTCGGACCGTCGACTGGTGGCCTACGCGGTGCCGGCCGAGCCTGGTGCGGGTCTTCCGCCGGTGAGTGAGCTGCGGGAGTTCGTGGGCCGGAGCCTTCCCGGCTTCATGGTTCCTTCCGTGTTCGTCGAGTCGGCGGGCCTCCCGTTGACGCCGAACGGCAAGGTCGACCGCGACGCGCTGCCCGTTCCGGACGGTGTGCGCCCCGAGCTGGAGGAGTTCGTCGCGCCGTCGAACGCGACCGAGGAACTCCTCGCGGGTGTCTGGGCGCAGGTCCTGGGCGTCGACCGGGTCGGAGTGCACGACAACTTCTTCGAACTCGGCGGTGACTCCGTCATCAGCATCCAGGTCGTGGCCCGGGCGCGGGAGCACGGCATCCATGTCACCGTCGCGCAGCTCTTCGACCACCAGACGGTGGCCGGCCTCGCCTCGGTGGCCGAGGCGCAGAGCGCAGCCCAGGCCGAACAGGGCCTGGTGACAGGTGACTTCGAGCTGTCCCCGATCCAGCGGTGGTTCTTCGCGCAGGGTCTGGACCGGCCGGATCACTTCAACCAGTCGATGCTCCTCGACGTCACCCAGCCGGTGGACCCCGACCTGATGCGCGCCGCCGTGGCGGCCGTGCTCGAACAGCACGACGCGCTGAGGTCCCGGTTCGTCCGGGAGACCGAAGGGGACGGCGAGGAGGGCGGCACCTGGGTCGGCCGGATGACGGCCGCCGAGCGGGCCGACCGCGTCCAGGTCATCCGGAGCTCCGGCCTGGACGACGAGGAGGAGTGGGCGTTCCTGAACGCCCGCGGCAACGAGGCGCAGGCCGGCCTCGACCTGGCGGACGGCCCGCTCCTGCGCGTCGTGGTGTTCGACCGCGGTGACCGCGGACAGCTGCTGTTCCTCGTGGCCCACCACCTGGTCGTGGACGCCGTGTCCCTGGCCGTGATCCTCGAGGACCTGGCATCCGCCTACGGCCGGATCGAGCGCGGACTCCCCGTGAAGCTGCCGGCGAAGACGACCTCGTACATGAGCTGGACCCAGCGCCTGACGGAGCTGGCGGCGTCCGCCGAACTCGCCGCGGAAGCCCCGTACTGGCGGGCCGCGGAGGCGGAGGGCGGCACGATGCCGCGCGACCGCGACGGCGCGAACACCCTCGCGTCCGTCCAGGAACTGTCGGTCACGCTCGGCCCCGACCAGACCGAGCGCCTGCTGCGCGAGGTGCCGAGCGCGTACGGGACGCAGATCAACGACGTGCTCCTGAGCGCGCTGGGCACCGTGCTCACGGAATGGTGCCAGGCCCCGTCGGTGGTCGTGGACCTGGAGGGCCACGGCCGCGAGGACGTCGGAAGCGACATCGACATCTCGCGGACCGTCGGCTGGTTCACCAGCGTGTACCCCGTGGTCCTCGGCGGTACTTCCGGCGGATCCCTCGGGGACGGACTCCGCCGCACGAAGGAGTACCTTCGGGAGATTCCGCGCAAGGGCCAGGGCTACGGCCTCCTGCGCCACATGACCGACTGGACCCCGGGGGCGGGCGCGGAGCTCGCCTTCAACTACCTCGGTCAGACGGGCCAGGCGGTCGGCCGGGCCGACGGCTCCGGCGGACGGTTCGCACCGACCGGCCGGGCGCTCGGCGACTCGCAGCCGGCGCAGGGTCTCCGCACCCACCTCATCGAGATCAACAGCCAGATCGCGCTGGGCCGGCTCGAGCTGGTCTGGATGTACAGCGATCAGGTGCACGACCGTGCGACGGTGCTCCGCCTCGCGCAGCGCTACCTCAAGGTTCTCGACGACCTCATCGAGTACTGCTGCCGCCCCGAGGCCGGCGGATACACGCCGTCCGACTTCCCCCTGGCCGACGTCGACCAGGACCTGCTCGACCTCATACGACAGCGCTTCGACTCACCCGACCACACCGGTGAGATCGCCGATTCCGGAGGTGCGTGA